A DNA window from Zonotrichia albicollis isolate bZonAlb1 chromosome 2, bZonAlb1.hap1, whole genome shotgun sequence contains the following coding sequences:
- the CUL5 gene encoding cullin-5 produces the protein MATSNLLKNKGSLQFEDKWDFMRPIVLKLLRQESVTKQQWFDLFSDVHAVCLWDDKGPAKIHQALKEDILDFIKQAQARVLSHQDDTALLKAYIVEWRKFFTQCDILPKPFCQLEITLMGKQGSNKKSNVEDSIVRKLMLDTWNESIFSNIKNRLQDSAMKLVHAERLGEAFDSQLVIGVRESYVNLCSNPEDKLQIYRDNFEKAYLDSTERFYRTQAPSYLQQNGVQNYMKYADAKLKEEEKRALRYLETRRECNSVEALMECCVNALVTSFKETILAECQGMIKRNETEKLHLMFSLMDKVPNGIEPMLKDLEEHIVSAGLADMVAAAETITTDSEKYVEQLLTLFNRFSKLVKEAFQDDPRFLTARDKAYKAVVNDATIFKLELPLKQKGVGLKTQPESKCPELLANYCDMLLRKTPLSKKLTSEEIEAKLKEVLLVLKYVQNKDVFMRYHKAHLTRRLILDISADSEIEENMVEWLREVGMPADYVNKLARMFQDIKVSEDLNQAFKEMHKNNKLALPADSVNIKILNAGAWSRSSEKVFVSLPTELEDLIPEVEEFYKKNHSGRKLHWHHLMSNGIITFKNEVGQYDLEVTTFQLAVLFAWNQRPREKISFENLKLATELPDAELRRTLWSLVAFPKLKRQVLLYEPQVNSPKDFTEGTLFSVNQEFSLIKNAKVQKRGKINLIGRLQLTTERMREEENEGIVQLRILRTQEAIIQIMKMRKKITNAQLQTELVEILKNMFLPQKKMIKEQIEWLIEHKYIRRDESDINTFIYMA, from the exons AATAAAGGTTCACTTCAGTTTGAAGACAAATGGGATTTCATGCGCCCGATCGTTCTGAAACTTCTTCGTCAGGAGTCAGTCACCAAACAGCAATGGTTCGATCTGTTTTC AGATGTACATGCAGTGTGTTTGTGGGATGATAAAGGTCCAGCAAAAATCCATCAAGCTCTGAAGGAAGACATCCTTGATTTTATTAAACAGGCACAAGCA AGAGTGCTGAGTCACCAGGATGATACAGCTCTGCTCAAAGCCTACATCGTGGAGTGGCGCAAGTTCTTCACCCAGTGCGACATTCTGCCCAAGCCCTTCTGTCAGTTGGAGATCACTCTGATGGGCAAGCAGGGCAGCAACAAGAAGTCCAACGTGGAAGACAGCATTGTTCGAAAG CTCATGCTAGATACATGGAATGAATccatattttcaaatataaaaaACAGACTTCAGGACAGTGCAATGAAGCTAGTTCATGCTGAAAGGCTAGGAGAAGCTTTTGACTCCCAGCTCGTTATTGGAGTTCGAGAATCATATG TTAACCTTTGTTCTAATCCTGAAGATAAACTTCAGATATATCGGGATAACTTTGAAAAGGCATATTTGGATTCAACAGAGAGATTTTATAGAACACAGGCTCCTTCTTATTTACAACAAAACGGTGTACAGAATTATATGAAATAT GCAGATGCTAaactaaaagaagaagagaaaagagcACTACGATATTTAGAAACAAGACGTGAATGTAACTCTGTAGAAGCA CTCATGGAGTGCTGCGTCAATGCCCTGGTGACATCTTTTAAAGAGACTATTTTAGCTGAATGCCAAGGCATGATCAAACGAAATGAAACAGAAA AGTTGCATTTAATGTTTTCACTGATGGATAAAGTTCCAAATGGCATAGAGCCTATGCTGAAGGATTTGGAAGAACATATTGTTAGTGCTGGACTTGCAGACATGGTAGCAGCTGCTGAAACTATTACTACT GATTCTGAGAAGTATGTAGAGCAATTGCTCACGCTATTTAATCGGTTTAGCAAGTTGGTTAAAGAAGCTTTTCAAGATGATCCAAGATTTCTTACTGCCAGAGATAAG GCATACAAAGCAGTTGTGAATGATGCTACAATATTTAAACTTGAATTGCCATTGAAGCAAAAGGG TGTTGGATTGAAAACACAGCCTGAATCCAAATGCCCTGAGCTTCTTGCTAATTACTGTGACATGTTGCTAAGAAAAACACCACTAAGCAAAAAACTAACCTCTGAAGAAATTGAAGCAAAGCTTAAAGAAGTG CTTTTGGTACTTAAATATGTACAGAATAAAGATGTTTTCATGCGATATCACAAAGCTCACTTAACAAGACGTCTGATATTAGATATATCAGCTGATAGTGAAATTGAGGAGAATATGGTGGAATGGCTCAGA GAAGTGGGAATGCCAGCAGACTATGTAAACAAGCTGGCTAGAATGTTCCAGGATATCAAAGTCTCTGAAGACTTGAACCAGGCCTTCAAAGAAATGCACAAAAATAATAAGCTTGCTTTACCAG CTGACTCTGtgaatattaaaattttaaatgctgGTGCCTGGTCCCGAAGTTCTGAAAAAGTGTTTGTCTCGCTGCCCACGGAATTAGAAGATCTCATCCCAGAGGTCGAAGAATTTTATAAAAAGAATCACAGTGGTAGAAAACTCCACTGGCACCACCTCATGTCCAATGGAATT ATAACATTTAAGAATGAGGTTGGCCAGTATGACTTGGAGGTTACAACATTTcagctggctgtgctgtttgcatggaaccaaagacCCAGAGAGAAGATCAGCTTTGAAAATCTTAAACTGGCAACTGAGCTCCCTGATGCAGAACTTAGGAGGACTTTATGG TCTCTTGTAGCATTTCCAAAGCTGAAACGTCAGGTTTTATTATATGAACCTCAAGTCAATTCACCCAAAGACTTTACAGAAGGAACCCTCTTCTCGGTGAACCAGGAGTTCAGTTTAAT aaaaaatgctAAAGTTCAGAAAAGGGGCAAGATAAATTTGATTGGTCGATTGCAACTTACTACAGAGAGGATGCGGGAAGAGGAGAATGAAGGAATAGTCCAGCTAAGAATATTGCGAACCCAG GAGGCTATCATCCAAATAATGAAGATGCGCAAGAAAATTACTAATGCCCAGCTTCAGACTGAACTGGTagaaatattgaaaaacatGTTCTTGCCACAAAAGAAAATGATAAAAGAGCAAATTGAATGGCTTATAGAGCACAAATATATCAGAAGAGATGAGTCGGATATCAACACCTTTATATACATGGCATAA